From the genome of Haloplanus vescus:
CCGTCCAGCGTGACCATCCGGTAGTCGCCCATCAGGTCGCGCGCGGTGTCCATGTCCTCGACGACGAGCGTCGACCCGAGGACGTACGAGAAGATTCCGGCGTAGCGGTCCTCGTAGTCGACGAGATTGCGCGCGAAGTCGACGACCCCCGGGTGTGACGGCTCGTGGGGGAGGCCGCGCCGGTCCATCTCGGTGAGGGGAAGGAACGTCGCACGGCCGGCGTTGCGCGATTTCAGGTAGTCGATACACGTCGACCCGACGCCGTCATCGTCGACGACGACGTTCGCCAGTCGTCCGCCAGCGGCCGTCTCACACGCGGTGGCGTACTCGGCGTCGACGCTTCCCAACTGCCCGACTGCGCCGTGGACGCCGTCGATGCCGCCGTTGAGGACCGTCGTGACCGACCGGGGCCACGAGTCGTCGCCGTCGCGACTCGCCCGCGCTTCGAGTTCCGCGTACTCGTTCTGTTTCGAGCGCAGGTCGTCCTCGATGTCGTCCAACTCCTCCTGCAGGTCGCTCTTCTCCTCGCGCAGCTCCTCGATGCCCGACTGAATCTTCTCGCGGTTCTTCTCGGCCCGGTCGAGTTCGCCGTTCAGGTCCGAAATCTCGGCTTTCAGGTCGGGAATCCGCTCGTGGGCCGCTTCGAGTTCGTCTTGGGCCTCGCTGATGCGGTTCGAGCGCCGACGCGCCTCGTCCAGCAGACGGTCTTTCTCTCGCTGGGCGTCGTTGCGCTCGGTCTTTCGCTCCTCTATCTCTTCTTTGCGCTCCGCGAGTTCCTCCTTGAGTTCGTCGAAGGCCGTGTCGACGTTCTCGATTTCTTCCTCGACGGACGCGAGCTCGTCCTGCTTGTCCGCGATGTCGCCTTTGACCGACGCCTTCTCGACCTTGATGGAGCGGATTTCGTCCTCCAAGTCGTCGAGCTCCTCGGTCTTGCGGTCGAGAGTGACGAAGGCCTCGCGGCGCTCCTGTTCCGCGGACTCGATTTTCTCCTCTTGGTTCTCGATGGTGGCTTCGAGGCGACCGATTTCGCCCTTGATCTCCTCGATTTCGCTCTTTATCTGGAGCTGTTCGTCCTCGCCTTTCCGCTCGATTTCGCGGGTGAGGTCGGCGAGGTCGGCTTCGAGGTCGTCCACCTCGGCCTCGGCCTCGTCGAGGGTCGCCTGCCGGTCGGCGAGTTCCTGCTCTTTGGCCTCGATTCGCTTTTCCGTGCGTTCGAGGGTCGTCCGCTTGTCCTCCAGTTCGGCGGCCTTCAGGTAGCCCTCGTACTCCTCTTTCTCCTCGCGGAGCGACTGGTATTCGAGCGCCGTCTCCCGTTCGTCTTCGAGTTGGTCGAGGCGGTCCTCCTTCTCCTCGATGCGGAGGTCGGCCTCGTCGATGCGCTCCTCGACGGTGTCGAGTTCGCCGTAGGCGTCCTCCTTCTTCGCGTCGAACTCGGCGACGCCGGCGATTTCGTCGATGATCGTCCGGCGCTCCCCCGCCGACATGTTGATGATTTCGGTCACGTCGCCCTGCATGACGACGTTGTAGCCCTCGGGCGTCACGCCGGCCTGCGCCAGCAAGTCCCGGATGTCAGAGAGGTTGACCGACCGACCGTTGAGGTAGTAGTACGAGTAGTAGTTGTCCTCGGTCTCTTTGACCCGGCGCTTGACGGCGATTTCGTCCACGTCGCCCACGTCCTCGGTGCCCGCGGCGTTGACTACCTGCGAGCGGTCCAGCGTGCCGTCAGAGTTGTCGAGGACGACGGTGACGCTCGCCTCGCGCGGGCCGGAGCGCTCGGTGTCGTCCTCGTGGCCGGGGTTGTAGATGAGGTCCGTCAGCTTCTCGGCGCGGATACCTCGCGTCCGTGCGAGGCCGAGTGCGAAGAGGACGCCGTCGATGATGTTGCTCTTGCCGGAGCCGTTCGGCCCGGTGATGACGGTGAAGTCCTCGTAAAACGGAATCCGCGTCTTTCGGCCGAAGCTCTTGAAGTCGTCGAGTACCAGTTCGTTGATATGCATGGGGGCTGACCCCGATCAGGCGACGATGATGTCGTTCCCGTCGGAGCCGTCGTCGTCTTCGGTGTCCGCGTCGGCCGCCGAATCAGTTTCGGGTTCGGCGTCGGCCTCGGCGTCAACCGTCTCGTCGGCGTCCGTCTCGGCCGCCGGGTCGGGCGTGTCGTGGTCGTCCACTTCGACGCCGGACGACTCGCGGGGTTCGGGTGTGCGCGAGTTGTCGACGCCTTCGTCGGATTCGAGCTGTCGGAGCCGCTCTCGCGTCTCGACGAGTTCCTCGGTGAGGCCATCGACTGCGGCCTGCAGTTCCGCGACCTGAGATTCGAGCTCCTCCACCCTGTTGCTCATGCCCGTATCAGGCGCCCCCTGACGTATAAATGTGCGTCAGACATCCACTTGGTCGGCGTCACGAGCGCCGAACCGCGGGGTCTTAGTGGTCTCGGAGTCGACACCCGTCCATGCGCCACGTTGGACTGAAAGCCCGAATGGCGATCGTCGGCTCGATCCTGTTCGCGTTCTACGCAGTTGCGGCGGCCGTCGTGATGGGTGTCTTCCAGTGGCCGCTCTGGCTCGTACTGGTCGGGAGCGTCCTCTTCGTCGGCGTCCAGTACAAGATAGGTAAGTGGATGGCGCTCCGGAGCGTCGGCGCCGAGGACCTGTCCGAAGAGCGTGCCCCCGACCTGCACCACCGGGTCGAATCGCTCTCGCGAGACATGGGCATCGACAAGCCACGACTCATGATCGCCCGGATGGGCGTGCCCAACGCCTTCGCCGTCGGACGCAAGGGCGCGGGCACCGTCGTCGTCAGCGAGGAACTCCTGCGAACGCTCGACGACGCGGAAGTCGAGGGTGTCCTCGCACACGAACTCGCACACATCCGCAACCGCGACGTGGTGATGATGGTGCTCGGCCAAGGCGTCGCCTCCATCGTCGCCATCGTCGCCCAGTGGGCCGTCCTCATGACGGGCGACAACGACATCGCCGACTTCTTCCTCGCCATCGTCGTCGGCCAACTCACGCAGATGCTGGTGATGGTGTTCGTCTTCGCCATCTCCCGGTACCGCGAGTACGTCGCCGACGGCGACGCCGCAGACGCCATCGGCACCGGCGAACCACTCGCGCGCGCACTCGAAAAGATTAGTCGCGGCGCCGAAGGCCGCGACAGCGAAGTCGACACGCAGGTGAACGCACTCTGTATCTTCGACGGCCGCGGCGGCCTCGCGAACCTGCTCTCAACGCATCCTCCGGTCGAGAAACGCATCGAGCGCCTCCGCCGGTAGATGGCCGACGTTCGAACCCTTCTCGCAATCGTCCTCGGCGCCCTCCTCGGTCTCGTCTGCGTGCTCGCACCCGGCGCCGTCGTACGCGTCCAGGCCGCCGGCCGTCGCCCCGACGGCACGGGCGGCGAGTACGGCACCGACACGGTGTCGACGCGGTGGAAACGAGTCGTGCAGGCGCTCGGAATCGGCTGTCTGCTCGTCGCCGCTGGCCTCGTCACGACGCTCTAAGCGTCGCGCACGACCTGGTCGAAGACGGGTTCGAGGCTGGCAACCACGTCGTCGTCGTGCGCGTCCCCGTGGAGGTGGAAGTGGCCCGTGGCGCCGACTCGGTCGAGCTGGCCGGCGAGCGTGTGGAGGAACCGATAGACCGAGTCGGAGTCGGAGTACTGCAAGAGCACCGTCAGGGACCGGAGACAGAGCGTCGTGTGTGGGTTGTACTCGTCGTGCGATTCGAGCAGTTCCGTCAGCGTGACGCCGAGATCGGTGAGGTTCCCCGGCGAGTCGACGAGTTCGACCTGTAGGTCGGTGTCGTCTGGGGCCGCCGAATCGAGGCGTTCGCGCGGGTCGCCGGCGTCCCACGTGGCGCCGTCGCTCATGACGACCGTCGCGCGAGGCGGGACGCCGGCCGAGGCGTGCCACTCGTCGAGCCATCGAGCCGTCGATCCGGCGAAGGAGACGGTGATGACGTCAGACTGGTCGGGCCGCGGCGCGACCCGTTCACACGCCGTGGCATCGACCGTCGTCTCCGAATCAGCCAGATGAAGCGTGCTCACCGGGCGGGTATGAGTCGAAATGAGATCACCCCGGTGCTAGTATCGAATCTAGACAATTAACGTCTAGGCCAAATTGCTTCACCGGAGACGCGCCACGGCGAGCAGTCCGAAGACGACCAGTCCCACAGCCGGAACCAGCGGGAGGTCGAACGGGCCGACGACGGGGACCGGAACCCCGATAGAGGCCCCCAGCACGTCCGGCATCGGTATCGTCACGCCGAGGACGGGGACCGTCACGCCAGCGGCGGCGGGCGGGGCGGGCGTCGCCGTCGGCGTCGGCCCGGGCGTCGCCGTCGCGGCGGGCGTGGGCGTCGGCGTCGCCGTGGGCGTCGCCGTCGGCGTCTCGACTTCGCGAGTGCGATTGAGCGAGACGACGTGTTCGGCGCCCGCAGAGTCGATGACGCGCAAGCGAACCGTGACCGTCCGGTTGTCGGGCGCGTCCAGCTGCGTGTCGACGTCGAGGTCGGTCACGACCGACCCGCCGTGGACGGAGGCGATGTCAACCACCTCGCCCGTCTCGGGGTCGACCGTCTCGACGGTCGCCGAGGTGATTTCGCCGCCAGCGGCACGGCCGCGAACCGCGACCGTGTCCTCGTCGACGAACCGCGTGCCGGCCGGGTTGAGTCGGAGTTCTGGCTCGACGGTCCGACTGACGGTCACCGTTCGCTCGACGGTGTTGCCCGCGGTGTCGGTCGCCTCGATGACGACGGCGGTGCTCCCGGGGTACAGCGAGCGGTTCGTGTCGAACGTCACGCGCTGGCGCGTCGGGTCGGGGCGTTCGAGTCCGGGTTCGACCAGATACGCCGTGCCCGAACTGTCCGCGGGGTGGATGGCGACGTGGCGAATCTGTCCGTTGTCCGTCGCGGTGCCGTGAATCCGTAGCGAGTCCGGTGACGTACGGACGACGGACAGCTCCGACAGCGACGGCGGCGCGGTGTCCTTGAGGATGAGTTCGAACTCGTGTGTGCGGACGTTACCGAGTTCGTCGTAGTACTGTGCGGTGACGTTGTTCTGGCCGACGCCGAGGAAAATCGATTGCGAGAACGAGCCGTCGAAGCCCGACGCGGTGTAGACGGCGCGGTCGGTCTGCGTTTCCGTGCCGACGGAGTACTCCGCCTGCCGGACGACGCGCAGATGACTGACGCCGGTGACGTCCGTGAAGTTGCCCGCGAGGGCGACCTGCGAACGATTCACAGTCACCGTCTCCGGCGGTGACGCGAACTCCTCCGTTTGGAACGGCGTCTCGTACTGGACGTACGGTTGCGTGTCGTCTTTCGTGACCGTCACGGTGTGACTGGTGACGGTGTCGGTCTTGACGACGACCGTGAGCGTTCGCTCGCCGCTCGACAGCGAGAGGTCGAACGTGTCGTCGAACGCCGTCGAATTCGGCGTCTCCCGGCGGACGGTCGTTCCGTCGACGCGAACCGAGACGACCCGAATCGACTGCTCGGCGTCGACCGAGACGCCGACCGTCGGGTCCTCCTCGACGAGCGTCGAATCACC
Proteins encoded in this window:
- the smc gene encoding chromosome segregation protein SMC; amino-acid sequence: MHINELVLDDFKSFGRKTRIPFYEDFTVITGPNGSGKSNIIDGVLFALGLARTRGIRAEKLTDLIYNPGHEDDTERSGPREASVTVVLDNSDGTLDRSQVVNAAGTEDVGDVDEIAVKRRVKETEDNYYSYYYLNGRSVNLSDIRDLLAQAGVTPEGYNVVMQGDVTEIINMSAGERRTIIDEIAGVAEFDAKKEDAYGELDTVEERIDEADLRIEEKEDRLDQLEDERETALEYQSLREEKEEYEGYLKAAELEDKRTTLERTEKRIEAKEQELADRQATLDEAEAEVDDLEADLADLTREIERKGEDEQLQIKSEIEEIKGEIGRLEATIENQEEKIESAEQERREAFVTLDRKTEELDDLEDEIRSIKVEKASVKGDIADKQDELASVEEEIENVDTAFDELKEELAERKEEIEERKTERNDAQREKDRLLDEARRRSNRISEAQDELEAAHERIPDLKAEISDLNGELDRAEKNREKIQSGIEELREEKSDLQEELDDIEDDLRSKQNEYAELEARASRDGDDSWPRSVTTVLNGGIDGVHGAVGQLGSVDAEYATACETAAGGRLANVVVDDDGVGSTCIDYLKSRNAGRATFLPLTEMDRRGLPHEPSHPGVVDFARNLVDYEDRYAGIFSYVLGSTLVVEDMDTARDLMGDYRMVTLDGDLVEKSGAMTGGSGGGSRYSFTKSGKGRLERLAEEIESLEDDRRCVREAIRDVESRLDDARDRKSDATDRVRDLEVDIEDVEDEIDATETEIEELETELEDLRAERDEVDAEMGELEDQISALDDDIAALEEDIAELEEELADSRVPELTAEKEEIEGDIDDLEDRMDDLDAQLNERQLEVEYAEESIEELEATIEDAQNRKAEAEERIEAAEADIESREATLEEKRAAIEDLEDELADLKAERSDLQDELREAREERDTARERVADVEAAIEDLEDDVERLSWEIDELETEVGDYDAEEIPDHDEVAENVERLEAEMEALEPVNMLAIDEYDEVQDALEDLQERRDTLVSERDAIEERIEGYEAMKKETFMEAFDAIDAHFQDIFERLSAGTGELHLENEADPFDGGLTMKAQPGDKPVQRLDAMSGGEKSLTALAFIFAIQRHNPAPFYALDEVDAFLDAANAERVGEMVDDLAGEAQFVVVSHRSALLDRSERAIGVTMQGDNVSAVTGIRLDDGDPEVAADD
- a CDS encoding DUF7518 family protein; amino-acid sequence: MSNRVEELESQVAELQAAVDGLTEELVETRERLRQLESDEGVDNSRTPEPRESSGVEVDDHDTPDPAAETDADETVDAEADAEPETDSAADADTEDDDGSDGNDIIVA
- a CDS encoding M48 family metallopeptidase yields the protein MAIVGSILFAFYAVAAAVVMGVFQWPLWLVLVGSVLFVGVQYKIGKWMALRSVGAEDLSEERAPDLHHRVESLSRDMGIDKPRLMIARMGVPNAFAVGRKGAGTVVVSEELLRTLDDAEVEGVLAHELAHIRNRDVVMMVLGQGVASIVAIVAQWAVLMTGDNDIADFFLAIVVGQLTQMLVMVFVFAISRYREYVADGDAADAIGTGEPLARALEKISRGAEGRDSEVDTQVNALCIFDGRGGLANLLSTHPPVEKRIERLRR
- a CDS encoding DUF7504 family protein produces the protein MSTLHLADSETTVDATACERVAPRPDQSDVITVSFAGSTARWLDEWHASAGVPPRATVVMSDGATWDAGDPRERLDSAAPDDTDLQVELVDSPGNLTDLGVTLTELLESHDEYNPHTTLCLRSLTVLLQYSDSDSVYRFLHTLAGQLDRVGATGHFHLHGDAHDDDVVASLEPVFDQVVRDA